Proteins from one Oryza sativa Japonica Group chromosome 12, ASM3414082v1 genomic window:
- the LOC9270407 gene encoding uncharacterized protein, giving the protein MDSAARLLLLLPLLLLRISLAAASPNAPLAVALVEVRSAAAFDRARPPTPCTAPSSPGRITTAPSRGRLAGSAAGTGSAATAGSGGDAEAANATRTTSDAATGSDKAARNNPTTTTTTTAATTTTTTGGDDAAAPAPPPSPGKAFSTTSDTTSASATGTAASASVGAGSVAHESSSRCATFAEQRAPTTNKPTSRAPSAAVRDDGYATPATAPVGAVHDAGDATPAAAPVGTAMNTAQRGANTSLGVIREAPTMMLIFAAALLTLVVIRGGRRMGAGGQNQRGDEEEDQTKCLVCKFEDPVFRLACCNKVLCNLCLRDFVRTMHGECTRGLSAGCILSLRPPESLPVGVDLNRATPYQHVPEFPPWYFSSAVKKNSRVHLFYYNVKELEEGREPTVTEVIHVLYPPPAPMSPPIVTVSATKRPFWEL; this is encoded by the exons ATGGATTCGGCGGCCAGGCTCCTACTCCTTcttccgctcctcctcctccgcatcTCCCTCGCCGCTGCTTCCCCCAACGCTCCGCTCGCTGTTGCTCTGGTTGAGGttcgctcggcggcggcgttcgacCGCGCGCGGCCACCGACGCCATGCACCGCGCCATCCTCGCCGGGAAGGATCACCACTGCGCCAAGTCGCGGCAGGTTGGCGGGGAGCGCGGCGGGAACGGGGAGCGCGGCGACGGCTGgtagtggcggcgacgctgaggCCGCCAACGCGACGCGGACTACATCGGACGCGGCGACGGGGAGCGACAAGGCCGCGAGGAACaacccgacgacgacgacgacgacgacggccgcgacgacgacgacgacgacgggtggCGACGACGCTGCGGCACCtgcgcctcctccttccccggGCAAGGCGTTCTCGACCACCAGTGACACCACGAGTGCGAGCGCGACCGGTACCGCAGCCTCCGCATCGGTGGGAGCAGGGAGCGTCGCCCACGAGTCCTCAAGCCGCTGCGCCACGTTCGCCGAGCAGCGCGCGCCCACGACGAACAAACCTACGAGCCGAGCGCCATCGGCAGCTGTCCGCGACGACGGCTACGCTACACCAGCCACCGCGCCCGTGGGAGCTGtccacgacgccggcgacgccacaccagccgccgcgcccgtggGGACCGCCATGAATACGGCACAGAGAG GTGCGAATACTTCGCTGGGAGTGATTCGGGAAGCTCCAACTATGATGTTGATATTCGCTGCTGCTCTACTCACATTGGTTGTTATCAGAG GTGGCAGGAGGATGGGGGCAGGAGGTCAGAATCAGCGGGGTGATGAGGAGGAAGATCAGACTAAGTGTCTTGTCTGCAAATTCGAGGATCCCGTGTTCCGCCTCGCCTGCTGCAACAAGGTCCTCTGCAACCTCTGTCTCAGGGATTTTGTCAGGACAATGCATGGTGAGTGCACCCGCGGCCTCAGCGCCGGCTGCATCCTCTCCCTGCGGCCCCCGGAGAGCTTGCCGGTGGGTGTTGATCTCAATCGGGCTACTCCCTATCAGCATGTTCCCGAGTTCCCTCCCTGGTATTTCTCGTCGGCGGTGAAGAAGAATAGCAGGGTACATCTGTTCTACTACAACGTCAAGGAGCTGGAGGAAGGCAGAGAGCCTACGGTCACGGAGGTCATCCATGTCTTGTACCCTCCTCCCGCCCCCATGTCACCGCCGATCGTCACGGTCTCTGCTACCAAGAGACCATTCTGGGAGCTCTAG